A region of Trichoplusia ni isolate ovarian cell line Hi5 chromosome 23, tn1, whole genome shotgun sequence DNA encodes the following proteins:
- the LOC113504833 gene encoding viral IAP-associated factor homolog, translating to MQNPNEDTEWNDVLRAKGIIPPKEAEVSEEQIVNMIEQTIKQKQEEKDKQMSELDLDGLDELEDSEDEAVIEEYRRRRIAELKRLSEKTRFGDIREVSGQDYVQEVNKAGEGIWVVIHLYKQGIQQCALINQYMRQLAAKYPYTKFLKAVAQTCIPNFPERNLPSVFVYFEGDMKKQFIGSTELRGTSLTLDEFEYILGQVGAVDTKITEDPRPKIKDKLFTDLGSNDW from the exons ATGCAG aatccaAACGAGGATACAGAATGGAACGATGTCCTTCGCGCTAAAGGAATTATACCTCCGAAGGAGGCGGAGGTTTCAGAAGAACAAATAGTAAATATGATAGAGCAAACCATCAAGCAGAAACAGGAAGAGA AGGACAAACAAATGTCCGAACTGGACCTGGATGGCCTTGATGAGCTTGAAGATTCAGAAGACGAAGCTGTCATAGAAGAATACAGAAGGAGGCGTATTGCTGAGCTCAAGAGACTGTCTGAGAAGACGAGGTTCGGTGATATCAGAGAAGTGTCCGGCCAGGACTATGTGCAGGAGGTCAACAAGGCTGGTGAGGGCATCTGGGTGGTTATACACCTGTACAAGCAAGG TATCCAGCAATGTGCTCTTATCAACCAGTACATGCGGCAGCTGGCTGCCAAGTACCCGTACACCAAGTTCCTGAAGGCCGTTGCACAGACATGTATCCCCAACTTCCCAGAGAGGAATCTGCCCAGTGTATTTGTGTACTTTGAGGGGGACATGAAGAAGCAGTTCATTGGCTCCACAGAGCTCAGAGGGACTTCTCTAACTCTTGATG aaTTTGAATACATCCTCGGACAAGTTGGTGCAGTAGACACAAAGATCACAGAGGACCCGAGACCTAAAATCAAGGACAAGCTGTTCACAGACCTTGGATCAAATGACTGGTGA
- the LOC113504832 gene encoding transcription initiation factor TFIID subunit 7-like, translating into MNRDKREPEYPTELESQFVMRLPEEPAKVLREVLKSGENLKNRLTIQIENDMRQGEVRFDHWLMHAKIVDLPAIIESLKTIDNKSFYKTADICQMMICKEEPDLPSTEEESPAKNKKKDPYKVDKKFLWPHGITPPTKNVRKRRFRKTLKKKYVEAPEIEKEVKRLLRADNEAVSVTWEVIKEEDDHPKQDSAPVNVKPEKKPKAERNPKRESVSVDVSNHESSNVVDIFGGAVSDSDLEDDNINVEMEDSRLSAYDSRLSDTNSMHGEGSSKREALPTQFGSHMFQSRQDLGPKSFPGHSRATTPAASGMSKSGGLSSEDDGDYQPRDMSKDNMTLRIEQLRAELEELKQRRQRTQHEIAGMENLALRQRFQDILHTLNQDIMYKEMEYQGLITLQNSEDI; encoded by the coding sequence ATGAATCGAGATAAAAGAGAGCCGGAGTATCCGACAGAGCTGGAGTCCCAGTTCGTGATGCGTCTGCCCGAGGAGCCTGCTAAAGTGCTGAGAGAGGTTTTGAAGTCCGGAGAGAATTTGAAGAACCGCCTCACGATCCAGATTGAAAATGACATGAGACAAGGGGAAGTGCGGTTCGATCACTGGCTGATGCACGCCAAGATCGTAGACCTCCCCGCCATTATCGaatctttaaaaacaatcgACAATAAGAGCTTCTATAAAACAGCAGATATCTGCCAAATGATGATATGCAAAGAAGAACCTGACCTACCGTCAACAGAGGAAGAATCACCTgctaaaaacaagaaaaaagacCCTTACAAAGTAGATAAAAAGTTCCTCTGGCCTCACGGTATCACACCACCTACTAAGAACGTGCGTAAACGAAGATTCAGAAAAACTCTGAAGAAGAAATATGTGGAAGCACCAGAGATAGAGAAAGAAGTGAAGAGACTGCTCAGGGCTGACAATGAGGCTGTCAGTGTCACCTGGGAAGTCATAAAAGAAGAGGATGATCACCCCAAACAAGACAGTGCCCCTGTCAATGTTAAGCCTGAGAAGAAGCCTAAAGCAGAACGTAATCCTAAGCGAGAGTCTGTGTCTGTTGATGTTTCTAACCATGAGTCCTCTAACGTTGTAGACATATTTGGTGGAGCCGTGAGTGACTCTGATCTTGAAGATGACAACATTAATGTGGAAATGGAAGACTCTCGTCTCTCAGCATATGACAGTCGCCTCTCAGACACTAATTCCATGCATGGAGAGGGTTCATCAAAGAGGGAGGCATTACCAACACAATTTGGATCACACATGTTCCAGTCCCGGCAGGATCTTGGGCCCAAGTCTTTCCCTGGTCATAGCAGAGCTACAACACCAGCAGCATCAGGGATGTCAAAAAGTGGGGGTCTTTCATCAGAGGATGATGGTGACTACCAACCTAGAGACATGTCTAAGGACAATATGACGTTAAGGATCGAGCAGTTGAGGGCTGAACTTGAGGAGTTGAAGCAGCGCAGGCAGAGGACACAGCATGAGATAGCAGGGATGGAGAACTTAGCTCTAAGACAGAGATTTCAGGATATCCTACACACTCTCAACCAGGACATCATGTACAAAGAGATGGAGTATCAGGGCCTTATCACACTTCAGAACTCAGAAGATATCTAG